In Halorussus limi, a genomic segment contains:
- a CDS encoding cupin domain-containing protein, with protein sequence MDERKVNLDSAFDSFDEQWSPRLAAELNGQAVKLAKLEGEFVWHRHDDADELFLVRDGRLRIEFEDREDVTLDEGEMLVVPAGVEHRPVVDEGETEVLLFEPTETKNTGNVESEETEEELERV encoded by the coding sequence ATGGACGAACGGAAGGTGAACCTCGACTCCGCGTTCGACTCCTTCGACGAGCAGTGGTCGCCCCGCCTCGCCGCGGAACTCAACGGGCAGGCCGTCAAACTCGCCAAACTGGAGGGCGAGTTCGTCTGGCACCGCCACGACGACGCCGACGAGTTGTTCCTCGTCCGGGACGGGCGACTCCGCATCGAGTTCGAGGACCGCGAGGACGTGACCTTGGACGAGGGCGAGATGCTGGTCGTCCCGGCGGGCGTCGAACACCGGCCGGTCGTCGACGAGGGCGAGACCGAGGTCCTGCTGTTCGAACCGACCGAGACGAAGAACACGGGGAACGTCGAGAGCGAGGAGACCGAGGAGGAGTTAGAGCGGGTCTGA
- a CDS encoding ArsR family transcriptional regulator — translation MADSTTTAGGADAVDADARDATETRRQLLHVATEDVAHQLLIDVAGHPEGAPSEKELNWTNPDVSRRTVGRRLDDLVDVGVLEKLTYEPGEQPEDADSNVRTFYRFTDRARDLFDEVGMFDPGVWRPVYARVEKPDDVRAAQAVPRP, via the coding sequence ATGGCCGACTCGACCACCACCGCGGGCGGGGCCGACGCAGTGGACGCCGACGCCCGCGACGCGACGGAGACGCGCCGTCAGCTCCTCCACGTCGCCACGGAGGACGTGGCCCACCAGTTGCTCATCGACGTCGCGGGACATCCCGAAGGCGCACCGAGCGAGAAGGAACTGAACTGGACCAACCCCGACGTCTCCCGGCGGACCGTCGGCCGGCGCTTGGACGACCTCGTGGACGTCGGAGTACTCGAAAAACTGACCTACGAACCCGGCGAGCAGCCGGAGGACGCCGACTCGAACGTCCGGACGTTCTACCGATTCACCGACCGCGCCCGAGACCTCTTCGACGAAGTCGGCATGTTCGACCCGGGGGTGTGGCGACCGGTGTACGCCCGCGTCGAGAAACCCGACGACGTGCGGGCCGCCCAAGCGGTTCCGCGTCCGTAG
- a CDS encoding type 2 lanthipeptide synthetase LanM family protein, with the protein MSDGTLAPDRKRRIAGRARTLRERLDAPAEGGPAVEDPEEWLAEWRDRVADGDPAAFRRRLDHLGVSESEARAAVSNHGWPEGEQLPGWVDELESVAADVTAADRGEASAAAPENVPFVDLLAPVVSYAREQIDPSVAPAEVPPVADAMEPWLYKRLARLSAHPLFVEFKTYVAHHDRELALAEDPDPPEDDRRHYRGFVDAMLGDGFVRFVEEYALLARLLVTTVRQWVSAVEEFSARLAADRESLREWLGDGDLGAVEAVEATGDRHEDGRAVLAVTFESGARVAYKPRPLDVEGAFYDLLDWLAERTDLPAIDRPAVLAREEYGWLEWVEPDQCSDRAAAERYYRRAGVLLGVLYALRFTDGHLENLVAAGEHPVVVDVETLAHPELPDDRLPHDATPALRESVLRTSLLPVHRPDSDRADLSGFGSDELPAEGEQREFTAVNTDLMDMESVEGDAETFENLPRVDGETVAADECFESLRAGLRAAHDALESNREALLAEGGPLAAFEDSEVRVIYRATRTYGTVLSSLTTPEYLRTGLKVGCKLEALARPQATEAVDAPWSVHDHERAALERLDVPRLTMSTTGTTLRGPADPVAEFATLSPRAAVEQRLRALDATDRREQCRYVDLAFGELSGGGADHADVTGGRPVGDPTPLSDADARRAARRAFDRVSAAAVDDGGAPAWCVPSAHRDGGVLIEWMDESLYGGRLGVAVFAAGVAATADGSVADDAAALAADAAAEVRNSVADDDAHESLGITGVGGLVYGFGVLDDLLDGDYLTDARRAAAAVTDERVASDDHYGVTDGAAGAALALVALHDRTGDGDALDRAVACGEHLLADRSGGRWPLGTDDRPLTGFGHGAGGVGYALARLAEATGEDRFREGALDAVAFEDGHYDAGAGEWADLRAHAGKTVDGWCNGRTGIGLVRLGTLTALPAGPVRRDVERALSEAPTDRMPPYDHACCGTASWIELFLRAGRQLDAPRYERRARRLAGAVVSGGDEWALRSGTRTRPDPTLFRGLGGIGYALLRVSNPDLPSTLLFE; encoded by the coding sequence GTGAGCGACGGGACGCTCGCGCCCGACCGGAAGCGGCGTATCGCCGGCCGCGCGCGGACCCTCCGAGAGCGACTGGACGCCCCCGCCGAGGGCGGTCCGGCGGTCGAGGACCCCGAGGAGTGGCTGGCGGAGTGGCGCGACCGGGTTGCCGACGGGGACCCCGCGGCGTTCCGTCGCCGCCTCGACCACCTCGGCGTCTCCGAGAGCGAGGCGCGGGCCGCGGTGTCGAACCACGGTTGGCCGGAGGGCGAGCAGTTGCCCGGGTGGGTCGACGAACTGGAGTCCGTGGCGGCCGACGTGACCGCCGCCGACCGCGGGGAAGCGTCCGCCGCCGCGCCGGAGAACGTTCCGTTCGTCGACCTGCTGGCTCCCGTCGTCTCCTACGCGCGAGAACAAATCGACCCGTCGGTGGCTCCCGCGGAAGTGCCGCCGGTCGCCGACGCGATGGAACCGTGGCTCTACAAGCGACTGGCGCGACTGTCGGCTCATCCGCTGTTCGTGGAGTTCAAGACCTACGTCGCCCACCACGACCGCGAGTTGGCGCTGGCCGAGGACCCCGACCCGCCGGAGGACGACCGTCGCCACTACCGCGGGTTCGTCGACGCGATGCTGGGCGACGGGTTCGTCCGGTTCGTCGAGGAGTACGCGCTGCTGGCGCGGTTGCTGGTGACGACGGTCCGCCAGTGGGTCTCCGCGGTCGAGGAGTTCTCGGCGCGACTGGCGGCCGACCGGGAGAGCCTCCGCGAGTGGTTGGGCGACGGCGACCTCGGCGCGGTCGAGGCCGTGGAGGCCACGGGCGACCGCCACGAGGACGGGCGGGCGGTGCTCGCGGTCACGTTCGAGTCGGGCGCTCGGGTCGCCTACAAGCCCCGGCCGCTCGACGTCGAAGGCGCGTTCTACGACCTGCTGGACTGGCTCGCCGAGCGGACGGACCTGCCCGCCATCGACCGGCCCGCGGTGCTGGCCCGCGAGGAGTACGGCTGGCTGGAGTGGGTCGAACCGGACCAGTGTTCGGACCGCGCCGCCGCCGAGCGGTACTACCGCCGGGCGGGAGTCCTCCTCGGCGTGCTGTACGCGCTCCGGTTCACCGACGGCCATCTGGAGAACCTCGTCGCGGCGGGCGAACACCCGGTCGTCGTGGACGTCGAGACCCTCGCCCACCCGGAGTTGCCCGACGACCGACTTCCCCACGACGCCACGCCGGCACTCCGGGAGTCGGTGCTGCGGACCAGTCTGTTACCCGTCCACCGGCCCGACTCGGACCGGGCCGACCTCAGCGGCTTCGGGTCGGACGAACTGCCCGCGGAGGGCGAACAGCGGGAGTTCACCGCGGTCAACACCGACCTGATGGACATGGAGTCCGTCGAGGGCGACGCCGAGACGTTCGAGAACCTTCCCCGGGTCGACGGCGAGACGGTCGCCGCCGACGAGTGCTTCGAGTCGCTGCGCGCGGGCCTCCGGGCGGCCCACGACGCACTGGAGTCCAACCGCGAGGCCCTACTCGCCGAGGGCGGCCCGCTGGCCGCGTTCGAGGACTCCGAGGTCCGGGTCATCTACCGGGCGACCCGGACCTACGGGACCGTCCTCTCGTCGCTGACGACCCCCGAGTACCTCCGGACGGGCCTGAAAGTCGGCTGTAAGCTGGAGGCGCTCGCCCGCCCGCAGGCGACGGAGGCCGTCGACGCCCCGTGGAGCGTCCACGACCACGAGCGGGCGGCGCTGGAGCGACTCGACGTGCCGCGACTCACCATGTCGACGACCGGGACGACGCTCCGGGGTCCCGCGGACCCGGTCGCCGAGTTCGCCACGCTGTCGCCCCGGGCGGCGGTCGAGCAGCGACTCCGCGCGCTCGACGCGACCGACCGCCGCGAGCAGTGTCGGTACGTCGACTTGGCGTTCGGCGAGTTGAGCGGCGGTGGCGCCGACCACGCCGACGTGACCGGCGGCCGACCGGTCGGGGACCCGACCCCGCTGTCTGACGCCGATGCCCGGCGCGCCGCCCGGCGTGCGTTCGACCGCGTGTCGGCCGCGGCGGTCGACGACGGCGGCGCGCCGGCGTGGTGCGTGCCGTCCGCCCACAGGGACGGCGGCGTCCTAATCGAGTGGATGGACGAGAGCCTCTACGGGGGGCGTCTCGGCGTCGCCGTGTTCGCGGCCGGAGTCGCCGCAACGGCCGACGGGTCGGTCGCCGACGACGCCGCCGCGCTGGCGGCCGACGCGGCGGCGGAGGTCCGGAACTCCGTGGCCGACGACGACGCTCACGAATCGCTCGGCATCACCGGCGTCGGCGGACTCGTCTACGGATTCGGCGTCCTCGACGACCTGCTCGACGGCGATTACCTCACCGACGCCCGTCGAGCGGCCGCGGCCGTCACCGACGAACGCGTCGCCAGCGACGACCACTACGGCGTCACGGACGGTGCCGCGGGCGCGGCGCTGGCCCTCGTTGCGCTCCACGACCGGACGGGCGACGGCGACGCCCTTGACCGTGCTGTGGCCTGCGGTGAACATCTGCTGGCCGACCGGTCCGGAGGCCGCTGGCCGCTCGGCACGGACGACCGGCCCCTGACCGGGTTCGGCCACGGGGCCGGGGGCGTCGGGTACGCCCTCGCGCGACTCGCCGAGGCGACCGGCGAGGACCGCTTCCGGGAGGGCGCGCTGGACGCCGTCGCGTTCGAGGACGGCCACTACGACGCCGGGGCGGGCGAGTGGGCCGACCTCCGGGCGCACGCCGGAAAGACGGTCGACGGCTGGTGCAACGGCCGGACCGGCATCGGACTGGTGCGACTGGGAACGCTGACGGCGCTCCCGGCCGGTCCCGTCCGCCGGGACGTCGAGCGCGCGCTGTCGGAGGCACCGACCGACCGGATGCCGCCGTACGACCACGCCTGCTGTGGCACGGCGTCGTGGATAGAACTGTTCCTGCGCGCGGGGCGACAACTCGACGCCCCGCGCTACGAGCGCCGGGCCAGACGGTTGGCCGGGGCCGTCGTCTCCGGGGGCGACGAGTGGGCGCTGCGGTCGGGAACGCGGACCCGACCGGACCCGACGCTGTTCCGGGGCCTCGGCGGAATCGGATACGCGCTCCTGCGCGTCTCGAACCCGGACCTCCCGTCGACGCTCCTGTTCGAGTAG
- the twy1 gene encoding 4-demethylwyosine synthase TYW1: MSDSDGPKQVDSPDYHSENHTAAQTCGWTANALRGEGRCYKYAFYGIESHRCIQMTPVVKCNERCVFCWRDHAGHAYELGDVEWDDPEAVVDASIELQKKLLSGFGGNDEVPRERFEESMEPRHVAISLDGEPTLYPYLPELIDAFHDRDITTFLVSNGTRPDVLRKCDPTQLYVSVDAPERHTFDEVVKAMEDDAWEKLVETMDVLAAKDETRTVLRTTLVGGENVHHPEWYAGFYQRADPDFVELKSYMHVGESRDRVARESMLDHEDVVAFAEEIQEHMPDHEYLNDVPVSRVALLSKTDDTWVPKLKKGSEFWARDAVTGD, from the coding sequence ATGAGCGACTCCGACGGGCCGAAACAGGTAGACAGTCCAGACTACCACAGCGAGAATCACACCGCCGCGCAGACGTGCGGGTGGACGGCCAACGCTCTCAGGGGCGAGGGACGCTGTTACAAGTACGCGTTCTACGGAATCGAGTCCCACCGCTGTATCCAGATGACGCCCGTCGTCAAGTGCAACGAGCGGTGCGTCTTCTGCTGGAGAGATCACGCCGGTCACGCGTACGAACTCGGGGACGTCGAATGGGACGACCCGGAGGCGGTCGTGGACGCCAGCATCGAACTCCAGAAGAAGCTCCTCTCGGGGTTCGGCGGCAACGACGAGGTTCCCCGCGAGCGGTTCGAGGAGAGCATGGAACCGCGCCACGTCGCCATCAGCCTCGACGGCGAACCGACGCTCTACCCCTACCTGCCGGAACTCATCGACGCCTTCCACGACCGCGACATCACGACCTTCCTCGTGAGCAACGGCACCCGGCCCGACGTCCTCCGGAAGTGCGACCCGACGCAACTCTACGTCAGCGTGGACGCCCCCGAGCGCCACACCTTCGACGAGGTGGTGAAGGCGATGGAGGACGACGCGTGGGAGAAACTGGTCGAGACGATGGACGTGCTGGCCGCGAAAGACGAGACCCGGACCGTCCTCCGGACCACGCTGGTCGGCGGGGAGAACGTCCACCACCCCGAGTGGTACGCCGGGTTCTACCAGCGCGCCGACCCCGACTTCGTGGAACTCAAGTCCTACATGCACGTCGGCGAGTCCCGTGACCGAGTCGCCCGCGAGTCGATGCTCGACCACGAGGACGTCGTGGCGTTCGCCGAGGAGATTCAGGAACACATGCCGGACCACGAGTATCTGAACGACGTGCCGGTTTCGCGGGTCGCGCTCCTGTCGAAGACCGACGACACGTGGGTTCCGAAGTTGAAGAAGGGCAGCGAGTTCTGGGCGCGGGACGCCGTGACCGGAGACTGA